In one Lachnospiraceae bacterium genomic region, the following are encoded:
- a CDS encoding Na/Pi cotransporter family protein, with the protein MNLTSVLNLLAGIGLFLYGMNLMGDGLKNAAGASLEHILEKLTNSKLKGVALGTGVTAIIQSSAATSIMCLGFVNAGIMVLRQAIPVIMGANIGSTVTGQILRLGDISDQNLFLTMLKPSSFAPILIAFGVICIVFLKNHSKKLTNLATILLGLGMLFIGMSMMEASISPLKDNEHFQRIFFLFKNPFLGILLGAVVTAIIQSSSASVGILQAISSTGTVSWGMAIPIILGQNIGKCVTVWLGCIGTTKDAKRVAFFHLFFNVFGVIILGSIIYGAQAIFDFAFWDNTLNRGNIADFHSLFNIVTTLLLLPLSDKLVTLSEHVIKDKEEINESHRLDLLDDFLLKTPKVALEHARRVAVQMGYAVKENFDIIETLLDHYQDAPLATLEKNENFLDKAESKLSDYLVKINSSNLITQDSLETSEIIRSVSDFERIGDYCVNIAEMAEYNLQNGLSFSPVCMEEIHVMMRAVKNILAITIDAFEKNDASIAARVEPLEEVIDSLKELMSSRHIERLKNNQCSVQAGISLIEFLNSVERISDHCSNIAIHTIRKLSDQPFFDTHKYLNTVHEGVTEEYKSLYRYYEAMYYEPAEKLTEPASDPS; encoded by the coding sequence TTGAATCTTACTTCCGTATTAAATCTGCTGGCAGGAATCGGTTTGTTTTTATATGGTATGAATTTAATGGGCGATGGTCTCAAGAATGCCGCCGGTGCCAGTCTGGAACATATTTTAGAAAAATTGACCAACAGTAAGCTAAAGGGCGTGGCTTTAGGCACAGGTGTCACGGCCATTATCCAAAGCTCGGCTGCCACTTCCATCATGTGTCTTGGTTTTGTCAATGCCGGCATTATGGTTTTAAGGCAGGCCATTCCTGTGATCATGGGGGCCAATATCGGCTCCACGGTTACCGGTCAAATTCTGAGATTAGGAGATATTTCCGATCAAAATCTCTTTTTAACAATGCTTAAGCCCTCCTCCTTTGCCCCTATTTTAATTGCTTTCGGTGTCATCTGCATTGTATTTCTTAAAAACCACAGCAAAAAATTAACCAATCTCGCTACGATCCTTTTAGGGCTTGGCATGCTTTTTATCGGCATGTCTATGATGGAAGCCTCCATCTCTCCTTTAAAAGACAATGAGCACTTTCAGCGGATTTTCTTCCTATTTAAAAATCCCTTTCTTGGCATTTTGCTCGGCGCAGTGGTTACCGCCATTATTCAAAGCTCTTCTGCTTCCGTCGGTATTTTGCAGGCCATTTCTTCTACCGGTACCGTCTCCTGGGGCATGGCCATTCCCATCATCCTTGGGCAGAATATTGGAAAGTGCGTTACCGTATGGCTTGGCTGCATCGGAACCACCAAAGATGCCAAACGCGTAGCCTTCTTCCATTTGTTTTTCAATGTATTCGGCGTTATCATCTTAGGTTCCATCATTTATGGCGCGCAGGCCATCTTTGACTTTGCTTTTTGGGATAACACGCTAAATCGTGGTAATATCGCCGATTTTCATTCTCTCTTCAATATTGTAACCACTCTTTTACTGCTTCCCTTATCCGATAAGCTTGTCACTCTTTCTGAACATGTGATCAAAGACAAAGAAGAGATTAACGAAAGCCATCGTCTGGATCTTCTAGATGATTTCCTTTTGAAAACGCCCAAGGTTGCTTTAGAGCATGCGCGGCGCGTCGCTGTCCAGATGGGCTATGCCGTAAAAGAAAACTTTGATATCATTGAAACATTACTTGATCATTATCAGGATGCCCCCCTAGCTACACTCGAAAAAAACGAAAACTTTCTTGATAAGGCGGAATCTAAGCTTAGTGATTATCTAGTTAAAATCAATAGCAGCAACTTAATAACGCAGGACAGCCTGGAAACCTCCGAAATCATTCGTTCTGTCAGCGATTTTGAGCGCATTGGTGACTACTGTGTCAATATCGCCGAGATGGCCGAATACAATCTGCAAAATGGCCTCAGCTTCTCCCCGGTATGTATGGAAGAAATTCACGTCATGATGCGGGCCGTAAAAAATATCCTCGCCATCACCATCGATGCTTTTGAGAAAAATGACGCCTCCATCGCCGCTCGTGTAGAGCCTTTAGAGGAAGTCATTGATTCTTTAAAAGAGCTGATGTCAAGCCGTCATATCGAACGCCTGAAAAACAACCAGTGCTCTGTACAGGCCGGTATCTCTCTGATAGAATTCTTAAACAGCGTCGAACGAATTTCGGATCACTGCTCCAACATCGCAATTCATACCATCCGCAAGCTCAGCGATCAGCCCTTCTTCGATACGCATAAATATCTAAATACAGTTCACGAGGGCGTAACCGAAGAATACAAATCTTTGTACCGCTACTACGAGGCCATGTATTATGAGCCAGCTGAAAAGCTCACAGAACCAGCCTCAGATCCGTCCTGA
- the leuB gene encoding 3-isopropylmalate dehydrogenase, giving the protein MEFQIVLLPGDGIGPEIVEQAVKVLDTVGEKFGHVFHYERLLMGGASIDAYGVPLTDEVLEAAKKSDSVLLGAVGGNVGNSHWYNRPPQERPEAGLLAIRKGMGLFTNIRPAYLYPELKERCPLRDEIIGDGFDMMIMRELTGGLYFGNRFTEEIDGIRQATDTLVYSEEEIRRIAVKAFEVAMKRRKKVASVDKANVLDSSRLWRSVVEEVAKDYPEVELEHVLVDNCAMQLVKNPGQFDVILTENMFGDILSDEASEVTGSIGMLSSASLGAEKRGLYEPSHGSAPDIAGQNIANPIATILSAAMMLRYSLDLEAEADAIEEAVRQVLKAGYRTADIWSEGCEKLGTNEMGDQICQMI; this is encoded by the coding sequence ATGGAATTTCAAATCGTCTTATTGCCGGGAGATGGAATCGGACCGGAAATTGTCGAGCAGGCAGTTAAGGTGTTGGATACGGTAGGAGAAAAGTTCGGACATGTTTTTCATTATGAGAGATTATTGATGGGAGGAGCTTCTATCGATGCCTATGGCGTGCCGCTGACCGACGAGGTTTTGGAGGCAGCTAAAAAGAGCGATAGCGTACTATTAGGAGCTGTCGGCGGAAATGTTGGCAATTCCCATTGGTATAACAGACCGCCGCAGGAGCGCCCGGAAGCGGGATTACTGGCTATTCGGAAGGGAATGGGGCTTTTTACCAATATTCGCCCGGCCTATCTGTATCCGGAGCTGAAGGAGCGCTGTCCGCTACGGGATGAGATCATTGGTGATGGCTTTGATATGATGATTATGAGAGAGCTGACAGGCGGTTTATATTTTGGAAATCGTTTTACTGAGGAAATCGACGGAATCCGGCAGGCTACGGATACGCTTGTCTACAGTGAAGAAGAGATTCGCCGCATTGCCGTGAAGGCCTTTGAGGTTGCGATGAAGCGCCGAAAAAAGGTGGCGAGCGTGGACAAGGCGAACGTGCTGGATTCTTCCCGCCTGTGGCGGAGTGTGGTGGAGGAGGTTGCTAAGGACTATCCGGAGGTAGAGCTGGAGCATGTTTTGGTGGATAACTGCGCTATGCAGCTTGTGAAAAATCCGGGGCAGTTTGATGTGATTTTGACGGAAAATATGTTTGGCGATATTCTTTCGGATGAGGCGAGCGAGGTGACGGGGTCGATCGGGATGCTGTCATCGGCAAGCCTAGGAGCAGAAAAGCGAGGGTTATATGAGCCCAGTCATGGCTCGGCGCCGGATATTGCCGGGCAGAATATTGCCAATCCGATTGCTACCATCTTGTCAGCGGCTATGATGCTGCGCTATTCGCTGGATTTGGAGGCGGAAGCGGATGCGATAGAGGAAGCGGTGCGGCAGGTGCTGAAAGCGGGATACCGTACGGCGGATATATGGTCAGAGGGCTGCGAGAAGCTGGGAACGAATGAAATGGGAGATCAGATCTGTCAGATGATCTAA
- a CDS encoding DNA topoisomerase III — MGKVLVVAEKPSVARDYANVLGCKEKGEGCLIGEAYVVTWAVGHLIELCAPERYDEKYKRWNFQDLPIIPKEIQLQVIRGANKQFAIVKKWMNHKEIDKIICGTDSGREGELIFRYIYQMAKCKKPFERLWVSSMTEEAITAGFQNLKDGRMYDHLYESARCRSEADWLVGINGSRAYTLQYDVLLSIGRVQTPTLAMIVNRQKEIDAFIPKDYYEVRLQHEKEKRFSSLWFRWEKGTSESGKETKNKITHIEEPAEAERIKQLAEMAGKAVVQSITKTKKKQQPPLLYDLTELQREGNRRYGFSASKVLTLAQNLYEKYKLLTYPRTDSRYLSEDMKETVRSTLHAINTPEFHDALMKLPGLTFTKRIIDNSKITDHHAIIPTPKKPDLSKLPEDEAKIYRLVAWRLIEAFYPAYEYETTEVILKVEKEYFVAKGRTTLNPGFMALHKEKSSEEELPMLQKGDEIPILSAQIEKKQTQPPKPFTEATLLTAMEYAGKYIEEEALKEELDKLSLGTPATRASIIERLIKVRYIQRKGKSLLPTEKGKELIGILPGQLKSPEMTAKWEKALDKIYQGTMAPQRFMESIERYVQFIVSASAEEKQVQFAKEEYKRKGRSRTAAKKEGLPPLGKCPLCAKGEVYKNSKSYYCSHWRKGCQFTVWLNSLERYGAQLDDAQMTQLLQGKEKEIVMTLPQTHEKGTALLYLTKEGKIEIKGFKAEKEKGKNL; from the coding sequence ATGGGAAAGGTACTTGTGGTAGCAGAGAAGCCTTCGGTCGCCAGAGACTATGCCAATGTACTTGGCTGTAAGGAAAAAGGAGAAGGCTGTCTGATCGGCGAGGCCTATGTGGTCACATGGGCAGTGGGGCACCTGATCGAGCTCTGCGCTCCGGAGCGTTATGATGAAAAGTATAAGCGCTGGAACTTTCAGGATCTTCCGATCATTCCGAAAGAAATCCAGCTGCAGGTGATTCGGGGAGCCAACAAGCAATTTGCGATTGTAAAGAAATGGATGAATCATAAGGAAATCGATAAAATCATTTGCGGCACCGATAGCGGGCGCGAAGGGGAGCTGATTTTCCGTTATATTTATCAGATGGCAAAATGTAAAAAGCCCTTTGAACGTTTATGGGTATCCAGCATGACAGAAGAGGCGATTACCGCGGGCTTCCAAAATTTAAAGGATGGGCGCATGTATGATCATTTATATGAAAGCGCACGCTGCCGCAGCGAAGCGGACTGGCTGGTAGGAATCAACGGAAGCCGGGCCTATACGCTGCAGTATGATGTGTTGCTTTCGATCGGGCGCGTTCAGACGCCGACTTTGGCTATGATCGTCAATCGGCAAAAGGAAATTGATGCCTTTATCCCTAAGGATTATTATGAAGTAAGGCTGCAGCATGAAAAAGAAAAAAGATTCAGCAGTCTTTGGTTCCGCTGGGAAAAAGGAACCAGCGAATCCGGCAAAGAGACCAAAAATAAAATTACCCATATTGAGGAACCGGCTGAAGCAGAGCGCATCAAGCAGCTGGCAGAAATGGCCGGCAAGGCAGTCGTGCAGAGCATAACCAAAACGAAAAAAAAGCAGCAGCCTCCGCTGCTGTATGATTTGACGGAGCTGCAGCGCGAAGGCAATCGGCGCTATGGCTTTTCAGCCAGCAAGGTGCTGACATTAGCGCAGAATTTGTATGAAAAGTACAAGCTGCTGACCTATCCGCGAACCGATAGCCGATATTTATCAGAGGATATGAAGGAGACAGTGCGCAGTACACTGCATGCGATCAATACCCCAGAATTTCATGATGCACTTATGAAGCTTCCCGGCCTTACTTTTACAAAGCGAATTATTGACAACAGTAAAATTACGGATCACCACGCGATCATTCCCACCCCTAAAAAGCCTGATCTGAGCAAGCTTCCAGAGGATGAGGCAAAGATCTATCGATTGGTTGCCTGGCGTCTGATAGAAGCCTTTTATCCCGCTTATGAATATGAAACCACGGAGGTCATTCTGAAGGTTGAAAAGGAATACTTTGTAGCAAAAGGCCGGACAACGCTGAATCCCGGTTTTATGGCGCTTCATAAAGAAAAGAGCAGCGAGGAGGAGCTGCCTATGCTGCAAAAGGGCGACGAAATCCCGATCCTTTCTGCCCAAATTGAGAAAAAGCAAACACAGCCGCCCAAACCATTTACAGAAGCAACGCTTCTGACGGCGATGGAATATGCCGGGAAATATATAGAAGAGGAAGCGCTTAAGGAAGAGCTGGATAAGCTATCCTTAGGTACGCCGGCCACGCGAGCCTCCATCATCGAGCGCCTGATCAAGGTGCGCTATATTCAGCGAAAAGGAAAGAGCCTGCTGCCTACCGAGAAGGGCAAGGAACTGATTGGCATTTTACCGGGACAGCTCAAATCGCCCGAGATGACGGCTAAATGGGAAAAGGCGCTAGATAAAATCTATCAGGGAACGATGGCGCCGCAGCGTTTTATGGAAAGCATCGAGCGCTATGTGCAGTTTATTGTCAGTGCTTCTGCAGAGGAAAAACAGGTACAATTTGCCAAGGAAGAGTATAAGAGAAAGGGCAGGAGCCGTACAGCGGCAAAAAAGGAGGGGCTTCCTCCTTTGGGCAAGTGTCCGCTATGCGCAAAAGGAGAGGTCTATAAGAACAGCAAGTCTTATTATTGCAGTCACTGGCGTAAAGGATGTCAGTTTACCGTATGGCTCAATAGCCTAGAGCGGTATGGTGCGCAGCTTGATGATGCACAGATGACGCAGCTGCTGCAGGGAAAAGAGAAAGAAATCGTCATGACGCTGCCACAAACGCATGAAAAGGGAACGGCGCTGCTTTACCTGACGAAAGAAGGGAAGATCGAGATTAAGGGATTTAAGGCCGAAAAAGAAAAAGGAAAAAACTTGTAA
- a CDS encoding 30S ribosomal protein S21: MSNVIVKENESLDSALRRFKRNCAKAGIMQEVRKREHYEKPSVRRKKKSEAARKRKYN; this comes from the coding sequence ATGTCAAACGTAATTGTAAAAGAGAACGAGTCATTAGATAGCGCTCTTCGTCGTTTCAAGAGAAATTGTGCTAAGGCTGGAATCATGCAGGAAGTTCGTAAAAGAGAACATTACGAAAAGCCCAGCGTGAGAAGAAAGAAAAAGTCTGAGGCTGCCAGAAAGAGAAAGTATAACTAA
- the yajC gene encoding preprotein translocase subunit YajC, with protein MFLLETAAASGQAGSGGMLGMLGIYAVFIVILYLVMIRPQRKRQKQTEAMQNAVKIGDWVLINSGMYGKVVNIVNDCLIVEFGTNKSVMIPVLRSQIASVEEPDLTQKTADPNAVEPTDSIVGDDLVEDDLDVYDQKVLEQGEKKGLFKKKK; from the coding sequence ATGTTTTTATTAGAAACAGCAGCTGCGTCTGGTCAGGCAGGCAGCGGTGGAATGTTAGGAATGCTCGGTATCTATGCCGTGTTTATTGTCATTCTTTATCTGGTGATGATTCGCCCGCAGAGAAAGCGCCAGAAACAGACAGAAGCCATGCAAAATGCAGTTAAGATTGGAGATTGGGTTCTGATCAACAGCGGGATGTACGGTAAGGTGGTCAACATTGTTAACGATTGTCTGATCGTTGAATTTGGTACCAATAAGAGCGTTATGATCCCAGTGCTGCGCAGCCAGATTGCCAGTGTGGAGGAGCCGGATCTGACACAGAAAACAGCAGATCCGAATGCGGTAGAGCCTACAGATTCCATCGTAGGAGATGATTTGGTCGAAGATGATCTGGATGTGTATGACCAGAAGGTTTTGGAGCAGGGCGAGAAAAAAGGTCTGTTCAAAAAGAAAAAATAA
- the tgt gene encoding tRNA guanosine(34) transglycosylase Tgt has protein sequence MYELIRTEGLAKRGRLHTPHGIIETPVFMNVGTAAAIKGALSSMDLKEIGCQVELSNTYHLHVRPGDDVIYKLGGLHRFMNWDRPILTDSGGFQVFSLTELRGKIKEEGVTFASHVDGRKIFMGPEESMQIQSHLGSTIAMAFDECAPSKADRRYIENSVSRTTRWLDRCIAEMARLNAQQETLNPHQFLFGINQGGVLEDVRREHAKAIREKPLDGFAIGGLAVGETHEEMYRILEVTVPLLPQNKPTYLMGVGTPENILEAVERGVDFFDCVLPARNGRHGHVYTNAGKLNLWNEKYKLDDRPIGEDCQCPACRHYSRAYIRHLLKAKEMLGMRLCVLHNLYYYNHLMEEIRAALEAGQYAQYKKQRLAGYQQEKGESK, from the coding sequence ATGTATGAACTAATTCGAACAGAAGGACTGGCTAAGAGAGGGCGGCTGCATACACCGCATGGCATCATTGAAACGCCGGTTTTTATGAACGTGGGGACGGCAGCCGCCATTAAAGGAGCATTGTCCTCGATGGATCTAAAGGAAATCGGATGTCAGGTGGAGCTTTCTAATACCTATCATTTGCATGTGAGGCCGGGAGATGATGTGATTTATAAGCTGGGGGGACTGCACCGGTTTATGAACTGGGACAGACCGATTTTGACGGATTCCGGCGGATTTCAGGTGTTTTCTTTAACGGAGCTGAGAGGAAAGATCAAAGAAGAGGGTGTGACCTTTGCTTCGCATGTGGATGGCAGGAAAATTTTTATGGGACCAGAAGAAAGTATGCAAATTCAATCCCATCTGGGTTCTACGATTGCGATGGCCTTTGATGAATGCGCGCCGAGCAAGGCAGATCGGCGCTATATTGAGAATTCGGTCAGCCGCACGACCAGATGGCTTGACCGCTGCATTGCAGAGATGGCCCGGCTGAATGCGCAGCAGGAAACGCTGAATCCGCATCAGTTTTTGTTTGGTATCAATCAGGGCGGTGTTTTAGAGGATGTCAGAAGGGAGCATGCCAAGGCGATCCGCGAAAAGCCCCTCGATGGCTTTGCGATTGGCGGTCTGGCGGTGGGAGAGACACACGAAGAGATGTACCGCATTTTAGAAGTGACCGTGCCGCTGCTGCCGCAGAATAAGCCCACTTATTTGATGGGGGTGGGCACGCCGGAAAATATTTTGGAAGCGGTTGAGCGAGGCGTAGATTTTTTTGACTGTGTTTTGCCCGCACGAAACGGGCGTCATGGGCATGTGTATACCAATGCAGGAAAGTTAAATCTCTGGAATGAAAAATATAAGCTGGATGACAGGCCAATTGGAGAGGATTGCCAGTGTCCGGCATGCCGCCATTACAGCAGGGCCTATATCCGGCATTTATTAAAAGCAAAAGAGATGCTGGGCATGCGCCTTTGCGTACTGCATAATCTGTATTATTATAATCATCTGATGGAAGAGATACGGGCTGCGCTGGAGGCAGGGCAGTATGCGCAGTATAAAAAGCAGAGGCTGGCAGGGTATCAGCAGGAAAAAGGGGAAAGCAAGTAA